In the Streptomyces sp. f51 genome, one interval contains:
- a CDS encoding MMPL family transporter, translated as MNRLDGWKHGAISAVCGKRSKWLVLALWLLVLLFLAPLGSKLSGAEDNDAQSWLPGSAESTQVLSISNGFRPEQIPAVVVYARPDGLTAKDRVQIAEDVGQLKTLRAHGIRGEETRGPVFDRRPDPRAAQIYVPITMDASGWQRIGPAVSSIRDQVGKGGDGLSVHITGPGGTAADSSKAFEGIDSTLLFAAMAVVVVMLLITFRSPILLFVPLLGVVVALFTAQALIYLLAKHAGLTVNGQSAGILTVLVFGAGTDYALLLVARYREELRRHEDRHEAMKLAMNRAGPAILASGATVVLSMLVLLVAEMNSTRGLGPVAAIGVAVALLAMLTLFPALLLVCGRWIFWPAVPHVGSADPTRSGVWARTGRRIARRPRTTWVATALALGLLSLGLIQLRAAGIPNADQFTGKPDSIVGQEVSARYFPAGDGDPLVIVSNTAQAREVGRTVAADPDVVPASIGVPPGAAPVHDGRVLFEATTRAPSDSAAAKDTVERVRAAVHAVPGADAKVGGGAAALLDMENAQTHDNYLVIPLVLVVVLLVLSVLLRALVAPLLLIGTVVLSLATALGVSALAFRHVFDYAGEDVAFPLFVFVFLVALGIDYNIFLTTRIREEAVRHGTRQGVVTGLATTGAVITSAGLVLAGTFAALGTLPIVGFAEIGFAVALGVLLDTFVVRSVLVTALFLDVGPKVWWPNRLAHEDGGSPPTDARTPGGPGEPPDSGEGGDHPPDPGAPGDPTKPAQPPG; from the coding sequence ATGAACCGGCTCGACGGCTGGAAGCACGGGGCCATCTCGGCCGTGTGCGGCAAGCGGTCCAAGTGGCTGGTCCTGGCCCTGTGGCTGCTGGTTCTCCTCTTCCTCGCGCCCCTCGGGTCCAAGCTCAGCGGTGCCGAGGACAACGACGCCCAGTCCTGGCTGCCGGGCTCGGCCGAGTCCACCCAGGTCCTCAGCATCTCGAACGGGTTCAGGCCCGAGCAGATCCCCGCGGTCGTCGTCTACGCGCGCCCGGACGGTCTGACCGCGAAGGACCGCGTGCAGATCGCCGAGGACGTCGGGCAGCTGAAGACGCTGCGGGCCCACGGCATCCGCGGCGAGGAGACCCGGGGACCGGTCTTCGACCGGCGGCCGGATCCGCGCGCGGCGCAGATCTACGTCCCCATCACCATGGACGCGTCCGGCTGGCAGCGGATCGGCCCCGCCGTCTCCTCCATCCGTGACCAGGTGGGCAAGGGCGGCGACGGCCTCTCGGTGCACATCACCGGACCCGGCGGTACGGCCGCCGACTCCTCGAAGGCCTTCGAGGGCATCGACTCGACGCTGCTCTTCGCCGCCATGGCCGTCGTCGTCGTGATGCTGCTGATCACCTTCCGCAGCCCGATCCTGCTCTTCGTGCCGCTGCTCGGCGTGGTCGTCGCCCTGTTCACGGCCCAGGCGCTGATCTATCTGCTGGCGAAGCACGCGGGGCTGACCGTCAACGGGCAGAGCGCCGGCATCCTGACCGTGCTCGTGTTCGGCGCGGGGACCGACTACGCGCTGCTGCTGGTCGCCCGCTACCGCGAGGAGCTGCGCCGCCACGAGGACCGGCACGAGGCGATGAAGCTCGCCATGAACCGGGCCGGTCCCGCCATCCTCGCGTCCGGCGCGACGGTGGTGCTGAGCATGCTGGTGCTCCTGGTCGCCGAGATGAACTCGACGCGGGGTCTCGGTCCTGTCGCGGCGATCGGCGTGGCCGTCGCGCTGCTCGCCATGCTCACGCTCTTCCCCGCGCTGCTGCTCGTGTGCGGCCGCTGGATCTTCTGGCCCGCCGTCCCGCACGTCGGCTCGGCCGACCCCACCAGGAGCGGTGTCTGGGCGCGTACGGGCCGCAGGATCGCGCGCCGCCCCCGGACCACCTGGGTGGCCACGGCGCTGGCGCTGGGGCTGCTGTCCCTCGGCCTGATCCAGCTGCGGGCCGCGGGCATCCCCAACGCCGACCAGTTCACCGGGAAACCGGACTCGATCGTGGGCCAGGAGGTGTCGGCGCGCTACTTCCCCGCGGGTGACGGGGATCCGCTGGTCATCGTGTCCAACACGGCCCAGGCCAGGGAGGTCGGCCGCACCGTGGCGGCGGATCCGGACGTGGTGCCGGCGAGCATCGGTGTGCCTCCGGGCGCCGCGCCCGTGCACGACGGCAGGGTGCTGTTCGAGGCGACCACGCGCGCGCCCTCCGACAGCGCGGCGGCGAAGGACACGGTGGAGCGGGTACGCGCCGCGGTGCACGCCGTGCCGGGGGCCGACGCGAAGGTGGGCGGCGGGGCGGCGGCCCTGCTGGACATGGAGAACGCCCAGACGCACGACAACTACCTGGTCATCCCGCTCGTCCTGGTGGTGGTCCTGCTCGTCCTCAGCGTCCTGTTGCGCGCGCTGGTCGCGCCGCTCCTGCTGATCGGGACCGTGGTGCTGTCGCTGGCGACCGCGCTCGGCGTGAGCGCGCTGGCCTTCCGGCACGTCTTCGACTACGCGGGCGAGGACGTGGCCTTCCCGCTGTTCGTGTTCGTGTTCCTGGTGGCGCTCGGCATCGACTACAACATCTTCCTGACCACCCGTATCCGCGAGGAGGCGGTCCGGCACGGCACCCGGCAGGGTGTGGTCACGGGGCTCGCCACCACCGGCGCGGTGATCACCTCGGCCGGTCTGGTGCTCGCGGGCACGTTCGCGGCCCTCGGCACCCTGCCGATCGTGGGCTTCGCCGAGATCGGCTTCGCGGTCGCCCTCGGCGTGCTCCTGGACACCTTCGTGGTCCGCTCGGTGCTGGTCACCGCGCTCTTCCTCGACGTCGGCCCGAAGGTGTGGTGGCCGAACCGGCTCGCGCACGAGGACGGCGGCTCCCCGCCGACGGACGCGAGGACGCCCGGCGGACCCGGGGAGCCGCCGGACTCCGGGGAGGGCGGGGACCACCCGCCGGACCCGGGGGCGCCCGGAGACCCCACGAAACCGGCCCAGCCGCCCGGTTGA
- a CDS encoding transcription antitermination factor NusB, giving the protein MSEQPRRPQKPGKPYRRPQKDPVRMLAFEALRAVDERDAYANLVLPPLLRKAREKGDFDTRDAALATELVYGTLRRQGTYDAVISACVDRPLREVDPPVLDVLSLGVHQLLGTRIPTHAAVSASVELARVVLGDGRAKFVNAVLRKVARQDLDTWLEQVAPPYDEDPEDHLAVVHSHPRWVVSALWDSLGGGRAGIEDLLEADNERPEVTLVARPGRSTSEELLDSLDEDSALPGRWSPFAVRLTEGGEPGAVDAVREGRAGVQDEGSQLVAIALANAPVDGPDRLWLDGCAGPGGKAAMLAGLAAQRGATLLASEKQPHRAGLVAKALAGNPGPYQVIAADGTRPPWRPGTFDRVLMDVPCTGLGALRRRPEARWRRRPEDLDGFAPLQRGLLRTALASVRVGGVVGYATCSPHLAETRAVVDDVLKHFEDGSAELLDARPLLPGVPALGDGPDLQLWPHLHGTDAMYLALIRRTG; this is encoded by the coding sequence GTGAGTGAGCAGCCCCGTCGGCCGCAGAAGCCCGGCAAGCCCTACCGCCGCCCCCAGAAGGACCCGGTCCGCATGCTCGCCTTCGAGGCGCTGCGGGCCGTGGACGAACGGGACGCGTACGCGAACCTCGTCCTGCCGCCGCTGCTGCGCAAGGCGCGGGAGAAGGGCGACTTCGACACACGGGACGCGGCGCTCGCCACCGAGCTGGTGTACGGCACGCTGCGCCGTCAGGGGACGTACGACGCCGTCATCTCGGCCTGCGTCGACCGGCCCCTGCGGGAGGTCGACCCGCCGGTCCTCGACGTGCTCAGCCTCGGCGTCCACCAGCTGCTCGGCACCCGCATCCCCACGCACGCGGCCGTCTCCGCCTCCGTCGAGCTGGCCCGGGTGGTCCTCGGCGACGGGCGGGCCAAGTTCGTGAACGCCGTGCTGCGCAAGGTCGCGCGGCAGGACCTCGACACCTGGCTCGAACAGGTCGCGCCGCCCTACGACGAGGACCCCGAGGACCACCTCGCCGTCGTGCACTCCCACCCGCGCTGGGTCGTCTCCGCCCTCTGGGACTCCCTCGGCGGGGGCCGGGCCGGTATCGAGGACCTGCTGGAGGCCGACAACGAGCGGCCCGAGGTCACCCTCGTCGCCAGGCCCGGGCGCTCCACCTCGGAGGAACTCCTCGACTCCCTCGACGAGGACTCGGCGCTCCCCGGGCGCTGGTCCCCGTTCGCCGTGCGGCTCACCGAGGGCGGTGAGCCCGGTGCCGTCGACGCCGTGCGCGAGGGCCGGGCGGGCGTCCAGGACGAGGGCAGCCAGCTGGTCGCGATCGCCCTGGCGAACGCTCCGGTCGACGGGCCCGACCGGCTCTGGCTGGACGGCTGCGCGGGACCCGGCGGCAAGGCCGCGATGCTGGCGGGTCTCGCCGCCCAGCGGGGGGCGACGCTGCTCGCCTCCGAGAAGCAGCCGCACCGCGCGGGGCTCGTCGCCAAGGCACTCGCGGGGAACCCCGGCCCCTACCAGGTCATCGCCGCCGACGGCACACGCCCGCCGTGGCGGCCCGGCACGTTCGACCGGGTGCTCATGGACGTGCCCTGCACGGGTCTGGGCGCGCTGCGCCGCCGTCCCGAGGCCCGCTGGCGTCGTCGCCCCGAGGACCTCGACGGCTTCGCGCCGCTCCAGCGCGGGCTGCTGCGCACGGCGCTCGCGTCCGTACGGGTGGGCGGTGTCGTCGGCTACGCGACCTGCTCGCCGCACCTCGCCGAGACCCGCGCGGTCGTCGACGACGTCCTCAAGCACTTCGAGGACGGCTCGGCCGAACTGCTCGACGCCCGCCCGCTGCTGCCCGGAGTGCCCGCCCTGGGGGACGGCCCCGACCTCCAGCTGTGGCCGCACCTGCACGGCACGGACGCGATGTACCTGGCCCTGATCCGCCGCACCGGCTGA
- the fmt gene encoding methionyl-tRNA formyltransferase, with the protein MKLVFAGTPEVAVPALDALIASGRHEVAAVVTRPDAPAGRGRRLVASPVAERAEQAGIEVLKPVKPRDEEFLARLREIGPDCCPVVAYGALLPRVALDIPAQGWVNLHFSLLPAWRGAAPVQHAIMAGDEITGATTFLIEEGLDSGPVYGTVTEEIRPTDTSGDLLTRLAFAGSGLLAATMDGIEDGTLKAVPQPADGISTASKITVENAHIDWAAPALRVDRMVRGCTPAPGAWTVFRGERLKLIQAATVPDRTDLAPGELSVAKNNVYAGTGSYAVELLWVQAQGKKPMRAADWARGVRIPSGERLGI; encoded by the coding sequence ATGAAGCTCGTCTTCGCAGGCACCCCCGAGGTCGCCGTTCCCGCCCTGGACGCCCTGATCGCCTCCGGGCGGCACGAAGTGGCCGCCGTCGTGACCCGGCCGGACGCCCCGGCCGGACGGGGGCGACGGCTCGTCGCGAGTCCGGTCGCCGAGCGGGCGGAACAGGCCGGGATCGAGGTGCTCAAGCCCGTGAAGCCGCGGGACGAGGAGTTCCTGGCCCGGCTGCGGGAGATCGGCCCGGACTGCTGTCCCGTCGTGGCGTACGGGGCGCTGCTGCCCCGGGTCGCCCTCGACATCCCCGCCCAGGGCTGGGTCAACCTGCACTTCTCGCTGCTGCCGGCCTGGCGCGGCGCCGCCCCCGTCCAGCACGCGATCATGGCCGGTGACGAGATCACCGGCGCCACCACCTTCCTGATCGAGGAGGGCCTCGACTCGGGACCGGTCTACGGCACCGTCACCGAGGAGATCCGGCCCACCGACACCAGCGGGGATCTGCTCACGCGGCTCGCCTTCGCCGGGTCCGGACTGCTCGCCGCGACGATGGACGGGATCGAGGACGGCACCCTCAAGGCCGTGCCGCAGCCCGCGGACGGCATCAGCACCGCGTCGAAGATCACCGTCGAGAACGCCCACATCGACTGGGCCGCCCCGGCGCTGCGCGTCGACCGCATGGTCCGCGGGTGCACCCCCGCCCCCGGTGCCTGGACCGTCTTCCGCGGCGAGCGGCTCAAGCTCATCCAGGCCGCCACGGTGCCCGACCGCACGGACCTCGCCCCGGGCGAGCTGTCGGTCGCCAAGAACAACGTGTACGCCGGCACGGGCTCGTACGCCGTCGAGCTGCTCTGGGTGCAGGCCCAGGGCAAGAAGCCGATGCGGGCCGCGGACTGGGCCCGCGGGGTGCGGATTCCCTCCGGCGAGCGCCTCGGAATCTGA
- a CDS encoding primosomal protein N', whose protein sequence is MSSANGRSEDSAGGADGAPPEQLALIREAVRQAKAPKAKPRTWRGAPLAKDLPVARVLVDKGVLHLDRYFDYAVPEDLDEAAQPGVRVRVRFGAGGRTVREGRREGGGLIDGYLVERVAESDYSGPLAALAQVVSPEPVLGPELLGLARAVADRYAGSLADVVQLAVPPRHARAETRESPVPPPPPAAPDPGTWRRYGRGADFLASLASGGAPRAVWTALPGPEWADEIARAVQATLASGRGALVVVPAGRPAARVDAALKALMGEGRHAVLTADAGPERRYRDWLAVRRGSVRAVVGTRAAMFAPVRDLGLVVVWDDGDDGHSDDNAPFPHVREVLELRASRDKCGFLLGGWTCTVEAAQLVESGWALPLAAEREQVRAAAPLVRTVSDADLARDEAARAARLPSLAWQIVREGLKQGPVLVQVPRRGYVPRMACARCREPARCRHCAGPLEAQDAQALRCAWCGRDEPAWHCQECGGFRLRAQVVGARRTAEELGRAFPAVPVRTSGREQVLDTVPAAPALVVSTPGAEPVAEGGYAAALLLDGWAMLGRPDLRAGEDALRRWTGAAALVRPQGAGGTVVIVAEPTLRPVQALVRWDPVGHAVRELAERAELGFPPVSRMAAVSGAPEALAGFLAAAELPRDAEVLGPVPVPAVEPGRPRRPGGPPLGEPGERVLIRVPPGSGAALAAALKSAQAARMARGGAEPVRIRIDPPDIG, encoded by the coding sequence GTGAGCAGCGCGAACGGGCGATCCGAGGACAGCGCGGGCGGCGCGGACGGCGCACCGCCCGAGCAGCTTGCGCTGATCAGGGAGGCCGTGCGCCAGGCCAAGGCGCCGAAGGCCAAGCCGCGGACCTGGCGGGGTGCCCCGCTCGCGAAGGACCTGCCCGTCGCGCGGGTGCTCGTCGACAAGGGCGTGCTGCACCTCGACCGCTACTTCGACTACGCCGTGCCCGAGGACCTGGACGAGGCCGCGCAGCCCGGCGTCAGGGTCCGGGTCCGGTTCGGCGCCGGCGGCCGCACCGTGCGGGAGGGGCGGCGCGAGGGCGGCGGTCTGATCGACGGCTACCTCGTCGAGAGGGTCGCCGAGTCCGACTACTCAGGGCCCCTGGCCGCACTCGCCCAGGTCGTCTCGCCCGAACCCGTCCTCGGACCCGAACTGCTGGGACTCGCCCGCGCCGTCGCCGACCGGTACGCGGGATCGCTCGCCGACGTGGTGCAGCTGGCCGTCCCGCCCCGGCACGCGCGTGCCGAGACGCGGGAGTCGCCCGTGCCCCCGCCGCCGCCCGCCGCACCCGACCCCGGGACCTGGCGCCGGTACGGACGGGGGGCGGACTTCCTCGCCTCACTCGCCTCGGGCGGTGCCCCGCGCGCGGTGTGGACGGCGCTGCCCGGACCCGAATGGGCCGATGAGATCGCCCGCGCCGTGCAGGCGACCCTCGCCTCCGGGCGTGGCGCGCTCGTCGTGGTCCCCGCGGGCCGGCCCGCCGCCCGCGTGGACGCGGCCCTCAAGGCCCTCATGGGGGAGGGGCGGCACGCCGTGCTGACCGCCGACGCCGGACCGGAGCGCCGCTACCGCGACTGGCTCGCCGTGCGACGGGGGTCCGTACGGGCGGTGGTCGGCACCCGGGCCGCGATGTTCGCACCGGTACGCGACCTCGGGCTCGTCGTCGTCTGGGACGACGGCGACGACGGCCACAGCGACGACAACGCTCCCTTCCCGCACGTACGTGAAGTGCTGGAGCTGCGCGCCTCACGCGACAAGTGCGGCTTCCTGCTGGGGGGTTGGACCTGCACGGTGGAGGCGGCCCAACTGGTCGAGAGCGGTTGGGCGCTGCCGCTGGCCGCCGAACGGGAACAGGTGCGCGCCGCCGCGCCGCTGGTGCGGACCGTCTCGGACGCCGACCTCGCGCGCGACGAGGCCGCCCGTGCCGCCCGGCTGCCGTCGCTCGCCTGGCAGATCGTCAGGGAGGGGCTGAAGCAGGGGCCCGTGCTGGTGCAGGTGCCCCGGCGCGGCTATGTGCCGCGGATGGCCTGCGCGCGCTGCCGTGAGCCCGCGCGCTGCCGGCACTGCGCGGGACCGCTGGAGGCGCAGGACGCCCAGGCACTGCGCTGTGCGTGGTGCGGGCGGGACGAGCCGGCCTGGCACTGCCAGGAGTGCGGCGGGTTCCGGCTGCGGGCGCAGGTCGTCGGCGCCCGGCGGACCGCCGAGGAACTGGGACGGGCGTTCCCCGCCGTTCCCGTGCGCACGTCCGGGCGGGAGCAAGTCCTGGACACGGTGCCCGCGGCGCCCGCCCTGGTCGTCAGCACGCCGGGGGCCGAGCCCGTCGCCGAGGGCGGGTACGCGGCGGCCCTGCTGCTCGACGGCTGGGCCATGCTCGGACGGCCCGATCTGCGGGCGGGCGAGGACGCGCTGCGCCGCTGGACGGGGGCCGCGGCACTGGTCCGTCCGCAGGGGGCGGGCGGCACGGTGGTGATCGTGGCCGAACCGACCCTGCGGCCCGTGCAGGCGCTCGTCCGGTGGGACCCGGTCGGGCACGCGGTGCGTGAACTGGCCGAGCGGGCCGAGCTGGGATTTCCGCCGGTCTCCCGGATGGCCGCGGTGTCCGGGGCGCCGGAGGCGCTCGCCGGTTTCCTCGCGGCGGCCGAACTGCCGCGCGACGCCGAGGTGTTGGGACCCGTGCCGGTTCCGGCGGTCGAGCCGGGGCGGCCCAGGCGGCCCGGTGGGCCGCCTCTGGGCGAGCCGGGGGAGCGGGTGCTGATCCGGGTACCCCCGGGCAGCGGGGCCGCGCTGGCGGCGGCGCTGAAGAGCGCGCAGGCGGCACGGATGGCCCGTGGGGGCGCCGAGCCCGTACGCATCCGGATCGATCCGCCCGACATCGGGTGA
- the metK gene encoding methionine adenosyltransferase, which produces MSRRLFTSESVTEGHPDKIADQISDTILDALLREDPTSRVAVETLITTGLVHVAGEVTTKAYAPIAQLVRDKILEIGYDSSKKGFDGASCGVSVSIGSQSPDIAQGVDTAYESRVEGDEDELDRQGAGDQGLMFGYATDETPNLMPLPIHLAHKLSRRLSDVRKNGTIPYLRPDGKTQVTIEYDGDKAVRLDTVVVSSQHASDIDLESLLAPDIREFVVEPELKALLEDGIKLETEGYRLLVNPTGRFEIGGPMGDAGLTGRKIIIDTYGGMARHGGGAFSGKDPSKVDRSAAYAMRWVAKNVVAAGLASRCEVQVAYAIGKAEPVGLFVETFGTAKVDAEKIETAITDVFDLRPAAIIRDLDLLRPIYSQTAAYGHFGRELPDFTWERTDRVDALRKAAGL; this is translated from the coding sequence GTGTCCCGTCGCCTGTTCACCTCGGAGTCCGTCACCGAGGGTCACCCCGACAAGATCGCTGACCAGATCAGCGACACCATTCTCGACGCGCTTCTGCGCGAGGACCCGACGTCCCGGGTCGCCGTGGAGACGCTCATCACCACCGGCCTGGTGCACGTGGCCGGAGAGGTCACCACCAAGGCGTACGCGCCGATCGCCCAGCTGGTCCGCGACAAGATCCTGGAGATCGGCTACGACTCGTCGAAGAAGGGCTTCGACGGAGCGTCCTGCGGCGTGTCGGTGTCGATCGGCTCCCAGTCCCCGGACATCGCGCAGGGTGTCGACACGGCGTACGAGTCCCGTGTCGAGGGCGACGAGGACGAGCTGGACAGGCAGGGCGCCGGCGACCAGGGCCTGATGTTCGGGTACGCGACGGACGAGACCCCGAACCTGATGCCGCTCCCGATCCACCTCGCGCACAAGCTCTCGCGCCGCCTGTCCGACGTCCGCAAGAACGGGACCATCCCGTACCTGCGCCCCGACGGCAAGACCCAGGTCACCATCGAGTACGACGGCGACAAGGCGGTCCGTCTGGACACCGTCGTCGTCTCCTCGCAGCACGCCTCGGACATCGACCTGGAGTCCCTGCTCGCCCCCGACATCCGCGAGTTCGTGGTGGAGCCGGAGCTGAAGGCCCTCCTCGAGGACGGCATCAAGCTGGAGACCGAGGGCTACCGCCTGCTGGTGAACCCGACCGGCCGCTTCGAGATCGGCGGCCCGATGGGCGACGCCGGCCTCACCGGCCGCAAGATCATCATCGACACGTACGGCGGCATGGCCCGCCACGGCGGCGGCGCCTTCTCCGGCAAGGACCCGTCCAAGGTCGACCGCTCCGCCGCCTACGCCATGCGCTGGGTCGCGAAGAACGTCGTCGCCGCGGGCCTCGCCTCGCGCTGCGAGGTCCAGGTCGCCTACGCGATCGGCAAGGCCGAGCCCGTCGGTCTGTTCGTCGAGACCTTCGGCACCGCCAAGGTCGACGCCGAGAAGATCGAGACCGCCATCACGGACGTCTTCGACCTCCGTCCGGCGGCCATCATCCGCGACCTCGACCTGCTCCGCCCGATCTACTCCCAGACCGCCGCGTACGGCCACTTCGGCCGCGAGCTGCCCGACTTCACGTGGGAGCGCACGGACCGGGTGGACGCGCTGCGCAAGGCCGCGGGCCTGTAG
- the coaBC gene encoding bifunctional phosphopantothenoylcysteine decarboxylase/phosphopantothenate--cysteine ligase CoaBC, whose amino-acid sequence MDKPKVVLGVSGGIAAYKSCELLRRLTESGHDVRVVPTASALNFVGAATWSALSGHPVSTEVWSDVHEVPHVRIGQHADLVVVAPATADMLAKAAHGLADDLLTNTLLTARCPVVLAPAMHTEMWEHPATQENVATLRRRGAVVIEPAVGRLTGVDTGKGRLPDPGEIFEVCRRVLARGVTGPDLAGRHVVVSAGGTREPLDPVRFLGNRSSGKQGYALARTAAARGARVTLIAANTGLADPAGVDVVQVGTAVQMREAVLKAASDADAVVMAAAVADFRPQTYAAGKIKKKDGKEPEPIVLVRNPDILAEISADRARPGQVVVGFAAETDDVLSNGRTKLERKGCDLLVVNEVGERKTFGSEENEAVVLGADGSETPVPYGPKEALAETVWDLVTRRLV is encoded by the coding sequence GTGGACAAGCCCAAGGTCGTTCTGGGGGTCAGCGGTGGCATCGCCGCCTACAAGTCCTGTGAGCTGCTGCGACGGCTGACGGAGTCGGGTCACGACGTACGGGTCGTGCCCACGGCCTCCGCGCTGAACTTCGTCGGCGCCGCCACCTGGTCCGCGCTCTCGGGCCACCCCGTGTCCACCGAGGTCTGGTCGGACGTCCACGAGGTCCCGCACGTCCGCATCGGCCAGCACGCCGACCTCGTGGTCGTCGCCCCGGCGACGGCCGACATGCTGGCCAAGGCCGCCCACGGGCTGGCCGACGACCTCCTCACCAACACCCTGCTCACCGCCCGCTGCCCGGTCGTCCTCGCACCCGCCATGCACACCGAGATGTGGGAGCACCCGGCGACCCAGGAGAACGTGGCGACGCTGCGGCGGCGCGGAGCCGTCGTCATCGAGCCGGCCGTGGGACGTCTGACCGGCGTCGACACCGGCAAGGGGCGGCTGCCCGACCCGGGGGAGATCTTCGAGGTCTGCCGCCGTGTCCTGGCCCGCGGGGTCACCGGGCCGGATCTCGCCGGACGGCACGTCGTCGTCAGCGCCGGCGGCACCCGTGAGCCCCTCGACCCGGTCCGCTTCCTCGGCAACCGCTCCTCCGGCAAGCAGGGGTACGCGCTGGCCCGCACCGCCGCCGCCCGCGGCGCCAGGGTCACCCTGATCGCGGCGAACACGGGTCTCGCGGACCCGGCCGGGGTCGACGTGGTCCAGGTCGGCACCGCCGTGCAGATGCGCGAGGCCGTGCTGAAGGCGGCCTCCGACGCCGACGCGGTGGTGATGGCGGCCGCGGTGGCGGACTTCCGCCCTCAGACGTACGCGGCCGGAAAAATCAAGAAGAAGGACGGCAAGGAACCGGAGCCGATCGTTCTGGTTCGCAATCCGGACATTCTCGCGGAGATCTCCGCGGACCGCGCCCGCCCCGGCCAGGTCGTGGTGGGATTCGCCGCCGAAACCGACGACGTCCTGTCCAACGGACGGACCAAACTGGAGCGCAAGGGCTGCGATCTCCTGGTGGTGAACGAGGTGGGCGAGCGCAAGACCTTCGGTTCCGAGGAGAACGAGGCGGTCGTGCTGGGAGCCGACGGGAGTGAGACCCCGGTGCCCTACGGACCCAAGGAAGCACTGGCCGAGACCGTGTGGGACCTGGTGACACGCCGACTGGTGTGA
- the rpoZ gene encoding DNA-directed RNA polymerase subunit omega, which produces MSSSITAPEGIINPPIDELLEATDSKYSLVIYAAKRARQINAYYSQLGEGLLEYVGPLVDTHVHEKPLSIALREINAGLLTSEAVEGPAQ; this is translated from the coding sequence GTGTCCTCTTCCATCACTGCTCCCGAGGGCATCATCAACCCTCCGATCGACGAGCTCCTCGAGGCCACCGACTCGAAGTACAGCCTGGTGATCTACGCGGCCAAGCGTGCCCGTCAGATCAACGCGTACTACTCGCAGCTCGGCGAGGGCCTCCTCGAGTACGTCGGTCCGCTCGTCGACACCCACGTCCACGAGAAGCCGCTGTCGATCGCTCTGCGCGAGATCAACGCGGGTCTGCTGACCTCCGAGGCCGTCGAGGGCCCCGCCCAGTAG
- the gmk gene encoding guanylate kinase codes for MAATPRGTTPVPPDVRPRLTVLSGPSGVGKSTVVAHMRKAHPEVWLSVSATTRKPRPGEKHGVHYFFVTDDEMDKLIANGELLEWAEFAGNRYGTPRAAVLEHLESGVPVLLEIDLQGARQVRESMREALLVFLAPPSWDELVRRLTGRGTEPPEVIERRLDAAKIELAAEPEFDVTLVNTSVEDVARELLALVAVV; via the coding sequence ATGGCTGCAACACCCCGGGGGACGACCCCCGTACCCCCGGACGTACGTCCGCGGCTGACCGTGCTCTCCGGCCCCTCAGGGGTCGGCAAGAGCACGGTCGTCGCTCATATGCGCAAAGCGCACCCCGAGGTCTGGCTCTCGGTGTCGGCGACGACCCGCAAGCCCCGCCCCGGCGAGAAGCACGGAGTCCACTACTTCTTCGTCACCGACGACGAGATGGACAAGCTGATCGCCAACGGCGAGCTCCTGGAGTGGGCCGAGTTCGCCGGCAACCGCTACGGCACTCCGCGGGCCGCGGTCCTGGAGCACCTGGAGTCCGGTGTGCCGGTCCTCCTGGAGATCGACCTCCAGGGAGCCCGGCAGGTCCGCGAGTCCATGCGGGAAGCGCTGCTCGTGTTCCTGGCGCCGCCGTCCTGGGACGAGCTGGTGCGCAGGCTCACCGGGCGGGGCACCGAACCGCCCGAGGTGATCGAGCGCCGTCTGGACGCGGCGAAGATCGAACTGGCCGCCGAGCCGGAGTTCGACGTCACCCTGGTCAACACCTCCGTCGAGGACGTGGCGCGTGAGCTGCTAGCCTTGGTGGCAGTTGTTTGA
- a CDS encoding integration host factor, translating to MALPPLTPEQRAAALEKAAAARRERAEVKNRLKHSGASLHEVIKQGQENDVVGKMKVSALLESLPGVGKVRAKQIMERLGISESRRVRGLGSNQIASLEREFGGSGA from the coding sequence GTGGCTCTTCCGCCCCTTACCCCTGAACAGCGCGCAGCCGCGCTCGAAAAGGCCGCCGCGGCTCGCCGGGAGCGGGCCGAGGTCAAGAATCGACTCAAGCACTCCGGCGCGTCCCTTCACGAGGTCATCAAGCAGGGCCAGGAGAACGACGTCGTCGGCAAGATGAAGGTCTCCGCTCTCCTGGAGTCCCTGCCGGGCGTGGGCAAGGTCCGCGCCAAGCAGATCATGGAGCGACTCGGGATCTCCGAGAGCCGCCGCGTCCGCGGTCTCGGCTCGAACCAGATCGCCTCTTTGGAGCGCGAGTTCGGTGGTTCCGGCGCCTGA